From the genome of Candidatus Electrothrix communis, one region includes:
- the edd gene encoding phosphogluconate dehydratase, with translation MHTTVEQVTRRIIERSRRSRTAYLEQMEEAAGKSPKSSFRNQLPSSNLAHDLAGCPSCRSALLDDKAPNIGIISSYNDVVSAHQPLGGYPNLIKEAVAEAGGNAQVAGGVPAMCDGVTQGEPGMDLSLMSRDVIALSTVIALSHNVFDGALLLGVCDKIMPGLLMGGLQYGHLPMILVPGGPMQSGIGNREKNQVRERFAKGEVGQEELLASECRAYHSPGTCTFYGTANSNQLIAEMLGLHLPGASFVNAETELRTALTKAAAARITGMTHLDTDNGGYTPLGRVISEKSIVNAMVGLLATGGSTNETMHLVAIAKAAGIQINWDDFAELSDIVPLLVRIYPNGSGDINSFQQAGGMSLLIRELLEGGLVHEDVQTVAGPGLSRYLEQPVLEKGRAVWQAGPEQSGDQTIIAPMAKPFAEISGIKLLTGNLGRAIMKISALADGEDTLVEAPALVFHNQQEVEQAFRAGQLNQDLVAVLRFQGPRANGMPELHKLITWLAISMEQGYTIGLVTDGRLSGASGKVPFAIHCTPEAAAGGLLAKVKDGDLICMDARHNLLELKVPEDELAEREAVELKTRYAAQGHQLFNVLRRALSGAEEGASAIIP, from the coding sequence ATGCATACAACCGTTGAGCAGGTAACCCGCCGTATCATTGAGCGCAGCCGAAGAAGTCGTACCGCCTACTTAGAGCAGATGGAAGAGGCCGCCGGAAAAAGCCCAAAAAGTTCTTTCCGGAATCAGCTGCCCAGTAGCAACCTTGCCCATGATCTGGCAGGTTGCCCGTCCTGCCGTTCAGCCCTGCTTGATGACAAGGCACCTAACATCGGGATTATCTCATCGTATAACGATGTGGTTTCGGCCCACCAGCCCTTGGGGGGCTATCCGAATCTGATCAAGGAGGCGGTGGCTGAAGCGGGTGGGAATGCCCAGGTTGCTGGTGGCGTGCCCGCCATGTGCGACGGTGTCACCCAGGGAGAACCGGGCATGGACCTGAGCCTGATGAGTCGGGATGTGATCGCCCTGTCCACAGTGATTGCCCTGTCCCATAACGTCTTTGACGGAGCCCTACTCCTAGGCGTCTGTGATAAGATTATGCCCGGTCTGCTCATGGGTGGGCTGCAATACGGCCATCTGCCCATGATCTTGGTGCCGGGCGGTCCTATGCAATCCGGTATCGGCAATCGGGAAAAGAATCAGGTACGGGAACGCTTTGCCAAAGGAGAGGTCGGGCAGGAAGAGTTGCTGGCCTCGGAGTGTCGGGCCTACCATAGCCCAGGGACATGTACTTTTTACGGTACAGCCAACTCCAATCAGTTGATCGCGGAGATGCTGGGGCTCCATCTGCCCGGAGCCTCTTTTGTTAATGCCGAGACCGAGCTGCGTACTGCCCTGACAAAGGCAGCAGCGGCCCGGATTACCGGTATGACGCATCTAGATACTGACAATGGCGGATATACCCCGTTGGGTCGGGTTATCAGTGAGAAATCTATAGTCAACGCTATGGTCGGCCTGTTGGCAACAGGTGGTTCCACTAACGAGACCATGCATTTGGTGGCGATTGCTAAGGCAGCTGGGATTCAAATCAACTGGGATGATTTTGCCGAGCTTTCTGACATTGTGCCCCTGCTTGTTCGGATCTACCCCAACGGCTCAGGAGATATTAACTCCTTTCAGCAGGCAGGCGGCATGTCTCTGCTGATTCGGGAGCTCCTTGAGGGTGGGCTGGTCCACGAAGATGTGCAGACCGTGGCTGGCCCCGGTTTGAGCAGATATCTGGAGCAACCAGTGCTGGAAAAGGGCAGGGCGGTTTGGCAGGCCGGACCGGAACAGAGCGGTGATCAGACAATTATTGCTCCGATGGCTAAGCCTTTTGCCGAGATCAGCGGAATCAAGTTGCTGACCGGCAATTTGGGCCGGGCGATTATGAAGATTTCTGCCTTAGCTGATGGAGAGGATACCTTGGTTGAGGCCCCGGCTCTGGTTTTTCATAACCAGCAGGAGGTGGAACAGGCCTTTCGGGCGGGTCAGCTTAATCAAGATCTGGTGGCAGTGCTTCGTTTTCAAGGGCCAAGGGCCAACGGTATGCCTGAGCTGCATAAGTTGATTACCTGGTTGGCAATCAGTATGGAGCAGGGGTACACGATCGGGCTGGTCACGGACGGGAGACTCTCCGGGGCTTCGGGCAAGGTGCCCTTTGCCATCCACTGCACTCCAGAGGCCGCAGCAGGTGGTTTACTGGCCAAGGTGAAGGATGGTGATCTCATCTGCATGGATGCCCGTCATAATCTGCTGGAACTCAAAGTTCCTGAGGATGAGCTGGCCGAACGTGAGGCCGTGGAGTTGAAGACCCGTTATGCGGCTCAGGGACATCAGCTCTTTAATGTTCTGCGCAGAGCCCTGTCCGGTGCGGAAGAAGGGGCAAGCGCGATCATACCGTAG
- a CDS encoding bifunctional 4-hydroxy-2-oxoglutarate aldolase/2-dehydro-3-deoxy-phosphogluconate aldolase: MTEKKGLSALDVLKSGPVIPVIVISNPDHAVPLAQALLAGGVKVLEITLRSDAALESIRRIRLEVPDALVGAGTVLSGRDLHAVAEVGGRFAISPGLTPNLLVVARQESTPLIPGVASASELMLALEAGLTELKFFPAQAAGGVQMLKSFHGPFPQVTFCPTGGITSQNYREYLALKNVACVGGSWLVPSEKIAQEDWSAITALAQEAVAGASPSL, encoded by the coding sequence GTGACAGAAAAAAAAGGCCTATCCGCCTTGGATGTTCTCAAAAGCGGGCCGGTTATTCCGGTGATTGTGATCAGCAATCCTGATCATGCTGTTCCTCTGGCCCAGGCCTTGTTGGCAGGCGGGGTCAAGGTGCTGGAAATAACCTTGCGCAGCGATGCGGCCCTTGAGTCTATCCGCCGCATACGATTGGAGGTTCCCGATGCCTTGGTTGGAGCCGGAACAGTACTTTCAGGACGAGATCTGCATGCGGTGGCAGAGGTTGGGGGGCGTTTCGCCATCAGTCCGGGCCTGACTCCCAATCTTCTCGTCGTTGCCCGCCAAGAATCCACCCCTCTGATTCCAGGGGTGGCAAGTGCCTCTGAGCTGATGCTGGCCCTGGAAGCAGGGCTGACCGAGTTGAAGTTTTTCCCTGCCCAGGCAGCGGGCGGAGTGCAGATGCTGAAATCCTTTCACGGTCCCTTTCCCCAGGTGACCTTTTGTCCCACTGGCGGAATTACATCGCAAAACTACAGAGAATATCTCGCCCTTAAGAATGTAGCCTGTGTTGGAGGCTCCTGGCTTGTCCCGTCGGAGAAAATTGCCCAAGAGGATTGGTCAGCCATAACAGCGTTGGCTCAAGAGGCGGTGGCTGGGGCGTCTCCCTCTCTTTGA